The genomic DNA GGTGTGCTAGTCGCAGGACCTTTTGCGACATGCACCGTGCGATGCTCCGGCCAGCCCGGCAATGCAACCAACGCGAGCACGCAAACGAGCGCCGCCGCTTTCCACGTTGTTCGTTGCGCATTCCTCCCATGCAGAATCATGGTAAGCCTCCTTTCGAAATCGATTCGGACGCCTCGCGCGCCGATGCCGAGTGCGGCGATGGGAACGGCGCTCTTGGCAATGAGTTCGGAAACGTCGATGAGGGTTTCGGCATAGGCGCGGCGCTGATCGGGCAGCGCCCAGACAACCCACGCGTCGCAGGCGAGTTCGGCGTTGGCGCGGAGGTTGCGCCGCGCGATCCAGTAGACGGGGTTCCAGAACCAGACGCCGCCGGTGACAAGTTCGAGCCAGCGGACCCAGTGGTCGCGGCGTTTCAGGTGCGCGAGTTCGTGCACGAGGATGCAGGACCAGCGCTCGCGCGGCACCGCGTCGAGCAACGCGGCAGGGATAATCAGGTTTGCGCGCCGCAGGCCGTAGACGTAGGGCGATGGCGCGGCATCAACAATGCGAATGCCGGGCGGGGCCACGCCGAGTTGTTCGCTGATCGTTGCCGCGAATTCCGCCAGCCATTCGGGCGTGGGTTGCGTTCGGCGCGTCCGACGTAGAAAGCGCGCGTGGTTGGCCAATTGCACGCCAAGCAGCGTCACGCCCACCGCAACCCACAGCGCAAGCGCCACGTGTCCGGCGTTGGCCCGAGTCAGCTTGGGGAAAGTCCAACGCGCCTGCTCCGTGAGATTGGCCGGAGCGGCGGGTGGCGACGTCGCCGGGGCGATCTCGTCGGCGGGCGGTTTCGGTATTTGTATCGTGGGCCCGGCGGCGTATGGGATGGCGGGCGCCGCGCGTTCCTGCCCGATCCAGGTCTCCGGTAACGGTATCGACCACGGCCACATCACGGGGAGCGGCAACAGCACTTTCACGAGCACCACGAGCCAAAGGGCGTGCCTTGTTGCCGGGGCGAGTTTGAATATGCGGCACGCGGTCGCGACTACCACGGCGAGCAGGCCGCACACCACGAGATGTTGGGTTAGCAACCATACCATGACGTTTGCCTCCTCGAATTCGTGCAATTCAAGAATTTGTCTAGCAACAGTCGCGCGTATTACCCGCTTTCGAAGCCAAATACTCGATTACGAGGACGATTACGATTGGGCCCTAGTGGGGGCAGCCACCGAAGCGGTGACAGTCCCCGAGCGTCTCCAGCGTCCCGAGCCTCCGTCTTTAGAGTCGTTCTCCGCTGCCGTTGTTTATCGCGTTCGCTTGCGCGGTTTCTTGTTTGCATGGTGCTGCTGTTGTTGATCAAGTAAGTCTCGAAAGCCCGCGAGTTCTTCCGGGGTGAATTCGTGCGTATCAACGAGCGCGCTCAGCAGCGGGCTGGCCGCGCCGTCGCAGACCTGTTCCGCCAAGTCCTTCAGTCGCGATGCAAGGAGACGGGAGCGGCTCACAGCGGGGGCGTATCGGTGCGCAAGGCCCTCCGGGTTCCGCTTCACCGCGCCCTTTGTGACAAGGCGGTTCAGCAAGGTTTGGACGG from Candidatus Hydrogenedentota bacterium includes the following:
- a CDS encoding BlaI/MecI/CopY family transcriptional regulator; translated protein: MAKTSTAISPAELTVLKVLWNLSPLTVREVCDTLASQRQDWAYTTVQTLLNRLVTKGAVKRNPEGLAHRYAPAVSRSRLLASRLKDLAEQVCDGAASPLLSALVDTHEFTPEELAGFRDLLDQQQQHHANKKPRKRTR